The Chitinophagales bacterium genome has a window encoding:
- a CDS encoding pyridoxine 5'-phosphate synthase, which translates to MATKLSVNINKIATLRNSRGGNTPDVLQAAIDCQLFGADGITVHPRPDERHIRYNDVRQIMPIITTEFNIEGNPKEDMFVQLVLETKPHQVTLVPDAAGQLTSDHGWNTITEAKYLCDIIDVFKKAGIRVSIFVDPIENMIAAAADTGTDRIELYTEAYAANFHRNKEQAIADYVKAAVVANEKNLGINAGHDLDRKNLGYFAASIPNLLEVSIGHALIADALYYGLENTIQLYKRCL; encoded by the coding sequence ATGGCAACAAAGCTCTCGGTCAACATCAATAAGATAGCAACATTACGCAACAGTAGGGGTGGCAATACCCCAGATGTATTACAGGCCGCTATTGACTGCCAGTTATTTGGCGCCGATGGCATAACCGTGCACCCGCGTCCTGACGAACGCCATATACGCTACAACGACGTGAGGCAGATCATGCCGATCATCACTACCGAGTTCAATATAGAGGGCAACCCCAAAGAAGATATGTTTGTGCAACTTGTGCTGGAAACAAAACCACACCAGGTAACACTGGTGCCTGATGCCGCCGGGCAACTAACCTCAGATCACGGCTGGAACACTATAACTGAAGCTAAATACCTGTGCGACATTATTGATGTATTCAAAAAAGCCGGCATTCGTGTTTCAATTTTTGTAGACCCTATAGAAAATATGATAGCTGCTGCTGCCGACACCGGCACCGACCGTATAGAGCTCTATACCGAAGCTTATGCTGCAAATTTTCATAGGAATAAAGAACAGGCAATTGCTGATTATGTAAAAGCAGCAGTTGTAGCTAACGAAAAGAACCTGGGCATCAATGCAGGCCATGATCTGGACAGGAAAAATCTTGGCTATTTCGCAGCATCCATTCCTAACCTTCTCGAAGTATCTATTGGCCATGCACTAATAGCAGATGCTTTATATTATGGCCTTGAAAATACCATACAGCTTTACAAGCGCTGCCTCTAA
- a CDS encoding DUF1801 domain-containing protein yields MAKLTQEDLLNIFDELKKIISPYRKGNMHPRIDIQGKYDLWAEKEVEVEGRKMDAVYFCGLIIQSSYVGFYFMPVYARPEMKAELAPELVKCLKGKSCFHMKTADKEMMKHVKDAMKKGYDMYKKMGWY; encoded by the coding sequence ATGGCTAAGCTTACACAAGAAGACCTGCTGAACATATTTGATGAACTGAAAAAGATCATCAGTCCATACCGGAAAGGTAATATGCACCCACGTATTGATATACAAGGAAAGTACGACCTGTGGGCAGAAAAAGAAGTGGAAGTAGAAGGCAGGAAAATGGATGCTGTCTATTTCTGCGGGCTTATTATACAGAGCAGCTATGTAGGTTTCTACTTTATGCCTGTATATGCACGGCCTGAAATGAAAGCCGAACTGGCACCCGAACTGGTAAAGTGCCTGAAGGGGAAATCATGCTTTCATATGAAAACTGCTGATAAAGAGATGATGAAACACGTAAAGGATGCCATGAAAAAAGGTTATGATATGTACAAGAAAATGGGCTGGTATTAA
- a CDS encoding dihydroneopterin aldolase, with amino-acid sequence MLTVSLHGIKIYAKRGMYAQEQKIENRFEIDVDIMVPAIDTNEIPFVDYSIIRKVVAEMFEKPYDIIEHYIRDIHAGLKQQFPGSEKIKIGIRKMNPPMPGQVGYAQIVFEG; translated from the coding sequence ATGCTTACAGTTTCATTACACGGCATTAAGATATATGCCAAACGCGGTATGTATGCCCAAGAACAGAAAATAGAGAACCGATTTGAAATAGACGTTGATATTATGGTACCTGCGATTGATACCAATGAGATACCGTTTGTTGATTATAGCATCATACGCAAAGTAGTGGCCGAAATGTTTGAAAAGCCATATGATATCATTGAGCATTACATCCGTGATATTCATGCAGGATTGAAACAACAATTTCCCGGATCAGAAAAAATAAAAATTGGTATCAGGAAAATGAATCCGCCAATGCCCGGACAGGTAGGATACGCACAAATTGTGTTCGAAGGTTGA